A genomic window from Flavobacterium hankyongi includes:
- the tyrS gene encoding tyrosine--tRNA ligase, with translation MKNLVEELKWRGLYHDSMPGTEEQLLKEATTAYIGFDPTADSLHIGSMVQIILLVHLKNFGHKPIALVGGATGMIGDPSGKSDERNLLDEATLAKNVDGIKRVLSKFLDFNSTDANAPILVNNYDWMKEFSFIDFAREVGKRITVNYMMAKDSVKKRLSGEAGEGMSFTEFTYQLIQGYDFYHLHKTYNCLLQMGGSDQWGNITTGTELVRRLNADGSSDSAKAFALTTPLITKADGSKFGKSEGGNVWLTADKTSVYKFYQFWLNSTDEDAEKYIKIFTFLDKETTEKLIEEHKQAPHLRVLQRKLAEEVTTFVHSAEALEKAISASNILFGNSTSDDLKGLDGETFLEIFEGVPQAEVSRDEIENGINIVDVLNAKTGFLKSNGEARRALTENSISVNKEKVTEEYSVTNKDLINNQFILLQRGKKNYFVLRVK, from the coding sequence ATGAAAAATTTAGTTGAAGAATTAAAGTGGAGAGGATTATACCACGACAGTATGCCAGGAACAGAGGAACAATTGCTAAAAGAAGCAACTACAGCCTATATTGGGTTTGACCCAACTGCCGATTCATTGCATATTGGTAGTATGGTCCAAATTATCCTTTTAGTTCATCTTAAGAATTTTGGACACAAACCTATCGCTCTTGTTGGTGGTGCAACGGGTATGATTGGAGATCCATCTGGAAAAAGTGATGAAAGAAATTTACTAGACGAAGCAACTTTAGCTAAAAATGTTGACGGTATAAAAAGAGTATTATCTAAATTTTTAGATTTTAATTCAACTGATGCGAATGCTCCAATTTTAGTAAATAACTACGATTGGATGAAAGAGTTTTCTTTTATTGATTTTGCTCGTGAAGTTGGAAAAAGAATCACCGTAAATTACATGATGGCTAAAGATTCGGTAAAAAAACGTTTATCTGGTGAAGCTGGCGAAGGAATGTCGTTTACTGAATTTACATACCAATTAATACAAGGTTACGATTTTTATCATTTACATAAAACCTACAACTGTTTACTTCAAATGGGAGGAAGTGATCAATGGGGAAATATAACAACAGGAACTGAACTAGTTAGACGTTTAAATGCCGATGGCTCTTCTGATAGCGCAAAAGCTTTTGCATTAACAACTCCACTTATTACAAAAGCTGATGGTTCTAAGTTTGGAAAATCAGAAGGAGGAAATGTTTGGTTGACTGCTGATAAAACTTCGGTTTACAAATTTTACCAATTTTGGTTAAACTCAACTGATGAAGATGCTGAAAAATACATCAAGATATTTACTTTCTTAGACAAAGAGACAACAGAAAAACTTATCGAAGAGCACAAACAAGCACCTCATTTAAGAGTTTTACAAAGAAAATTGGCTGAAGAAGTAACAACTTTTGTACATAGTGCAGAAGCTTTAGAAAAAGCAATATCTGCATCAAACATTTTATTTGGAAATTCAACATCTGATGATTTAAAAGGTTTAGATGGCGAAACATTCCTTGAAATTTTTGAAGGAGTACCGCAAGCAGAAGTTTCTCGTGATGAAATTGAAAACGGAATTAACATTGTTGATGTTTTGAATGCAAAAACAGGATTTTTAAAATCAAATGGAGAAGCAAGACGTGCATTAACCGAAAATTCAATATCTGTTAACAAAGAAAAAGTAACCGAAGAGTACTCTGTTACCAATAAAGATTTAATCAACAATCAATTTATTCTTTTACAAAGAGGCAAAAAAAATTATTTTGTCTTAAGAGTAAAATAA
- a CDS encoding NAD-dependent epimerase/dehydratase family protein, which yields MILVTGATGLVGSHLILQLLEQGQVVKALYRTEENKEKVKRVFDYYQKASLFSEINWIQGDITDVPSLEEVFVGVEYVYHCAALVSFDPNDEEKLRKVNIEGTANVVNFCLDFNIKKLCHVSSIAALGDLLEGQTIVTEDTEWNPEFQHSDYAISKYGAEMEVWRGQQEGLDVIVVNPGVILGPAFWAEGSGEIYQKIKNGLPFYTKGVTGFVAIADVVTAMIKLMDGEIKNEKFTLVSGNISYQDLVFKIADCFKVLRPKIYATKLLTSIGWRIDWFLSLFGKKRVLSKSMANSLHSIGIYSNEKIIREINFKFVEINDYIDEIIL from the coding sequence ATGATTTTAGTAACAGGAGCAACTGGATTAGTAGGTTCACATTTGATTTTGCAGCTTTTAGAGCAAGGTCAAGTTGTTAAGGCTTTATATAGAACAGAAGAGAATAAAGAAAAAGTAAAACGAGTTTTTGACTATTATCAAAAAGCAAGTTTGTTTTCTGAAATTAATTGGATTCAGGGAGATATTACAGATGTTCCTTCTTTAGAAGAAGTTTTTGTAGGGGTCGAATATGTATATCATTGTGCAGCTTTAGTTTCTTTTGATCCTAATGATGAAGAAAAGCTCAGAAAAGTAAATATTGAAGGGACTGCTAATGTTGTAAATTTTTGCTTAGACTTTAATATTAAGAAGCTTTGCCATGTAAGTTCTATTGCTGCTTTGGGTGATTTGCTCGAAGGACAAACAATTGTTACAGAAGATACCGAATGGAATCCAGAATTTCAGCATAGTGATTATGCGATTTCCAAGTATGGGGCTGAAATGGAAGTTTGGCGTGGGCAACAAGAAGGTCTTGATGTAATAGTTGTCAATCCAGGGGTTATATTAGGGCCAGCTTTTTGGGCGGAAGGTAGTGGTGAGATTTATCAAAAAATAAAAAATGGGTTGCCTTTTTATACTAAAGGTGTGACAGGTTTTGTTGCTATTGCCGATGTTGTAACTGCAATGATTAAGTTGATGGATGGTGAAATAAAAAATGAAAAATTCACGTTAGTTTCAGGAAATATAAGCTATCAAGATTTGGTTTTTAAAATAGCCGATTGTTTTAAAGTTTTGAGGCCAAAAATATATGCAACTAAATTGCTTACCAGTATTGGTTGGAGAATAGATTGGTTTTTGTCACTATTCGGAAAAAAAAGAGTCTTGAGTAAAAGTATGGCAAACTCTCTCCATTCAATAGGTATTTATTCTAATGAAAAAATAATCAGAGAAATCAATTTCAAGTTTGTTGAAATTAATGATTATATAGATGAAATTATCCTCTAG
- a CDS encoding DUF4296 domain-containing protein: protein MKKVAVIVSLIFLFASCTVKNEIKKPEKLIEQDVMENILYDLALLQALKGYSPMELQKNSVNPKSYIYQKYKIDSIQFVENNKYYSSNIEEYKLMYDRIIARIEKEKKDVDAKINKDFKKKQQQIADSLKKVSKKKKPTVLARG, encoded by the coding sequence ATGAAAAAAGTTGCTGTAATTGTTTCCTTAATTTTTCTTTTTGCTTCATGTACAGTAAAGAATGAGATTAAAAAACCTGAAAAACTAATTGAACAAGATGTAATGGAAAATATTTTGTATGACCTAGCACTACTTCAGGCGTTAAAAGGCTACAGTCCTATGGAACTTCAAAAAAACAGCGTAAATCCTAAATCATATATTTATCAGAAATACAAAATAGACAGCATTCAATTTGTAGAAAACAACAAATATTATTCTTCTAATATCGAAGAATACAAATTAATGTATGACCGTATTATTGCAAGAATAGAAAAAGAAAAGAAGGATGTTGATGCTAAAATCAACAAAGATTTCAAGAAAAAACAGCAACAAATAGCTGACTCTTTAAAAAAAGTTTCTAAAAAGAAAAAACCAACTGTTTTGGCTAGAGGATAA
- a CDS encoding dihydroorotase: MSSILIKNAKIVNEGKITEGEILIENEFIKHIGNGLNVPENCQIIDAEGNFVIPGAIDDQVHFREPGLTHKGNIASESRAAVAGGVTTFMEQPNTVPNAVTQELLEQKYEIASQTSYANYSFMMGATNDNLDEVLKTNPKNVAAIKIFLGSSTGNMLVDKEEVLEKIFSNTKMIICVHCEDETTIKNNLAAYKEKYGDDIPMNCHHLIRSDEACYISSSKAIKLAKKTGARLHIFHLSTAKEMELFQNDIPLEEKKITAEVCVHHLWFTDKDYDEKGSLIKWNPAVKTQKDKDALWEALLDDRIDVIATDHAPHTLEEKQNLYTSAPSGGPLVQHSVVAMFEAYHQGKISVEKIIEKMAHNPAKLFQIHRRGFIKEGFYADLAIVNPNSAWTVSKENILYKCGWSPFENYTFNSKITHTFVNGTLVYENNQVKDIQNGRRLEFNR, from the coding sequence ATGAGCTCGATTTTAATTAAAAACGCAAAAATTGTTAACGAAGGAAAAATAACCGAAGGCGAAATTTTAATTGAAAATGAATTCATAAAACACATTGGGAATGGTCTCAACGTTCCTGAAAATTGTCAAATTATTGATGCCGAAGGAAATTTTGTAATTCCTGGCGCTATTGATGACCAAGTTCATTTTCGCGAACCTGGATTAACTCATAAAGGAAATATTGCTTCCGAATCAAGAGCTGCTGTTGCTGGTGGCGTTACCACTTTCATGGAACAACCCAACACTGTTCCCAATGCAGTTACGCAAGAACTTTTAGAACAAAAATATGAGATTGCTTCCCAAACATCTTACGCGAATTATTCGTTTATGATGGGAGCAACAAATGACAATTTAGACGAAGTTTTAAAAACAAATCCTAAAAACGTTGCAGCAATAAAAATATTTCTGGGTTCATCAACAGGAAACATGCTGGTTGACAAAGAAGAAGTTTTAGAGAAAATTTTCTCAAACACAAAAATGATTATCTGTGTACATTGTGAAGATGAAACTACCATTAAAAACAATTTAGCTGCTTATAAAGAAAAATATGGTGATGATATCCCTATGAATTGTCATCATTTAATTCGTAGTGACGAAGCTTGCTATATTTCTTCATCAAAAGCTATCAAATTAGCTAAAAAAACAGGCGCTAGATTACACATCTTTCATCTTTCAACAGCTAAAGAAATGGAGTTATTCCAAAATGACATTCCATTAGAAGAAAAGAAAATCACTGCAGAAGTTTGTGTTCATCACTTATGGTTTACCGATAAAGATTATGATGAAAAAGGCTCGTTGATAAAATGGAATCCTGCTGTAAAGACTCAAAAAGACAAAGATGCTCTTTGGGAAGCTTTGCTAGATGACCGAATTGATGTTATCGCAACAGATCATGCTCCTCACACTTTAGAAGAAAAACAAAACCTTTATACATCAGCTCCTTCGGGAGGACCACTAGTACAACATTCGGTAGTAGCGATGTTTGAAGCATACCATCAAGGAAAAATTTCTGTGGAAAAAATTATAGAAAAAATGGCTCATAACCCTGCTAAACTTTTTCAAATTCACCGAAGAGGCTTTATCAAAGAAGGTTTTTATGCTGATTTAGCCATCGTTAATCCAAACTCGGCTTGGACGGTTTCTAAAGAAAATATTTTGTATAAATGCGGTTGGTCACCATTTGAAAATTATACTTTCAATTCGAAAATTACCCATACTTTTGTCAATGGTACTTTGGTTTATGAAAACAACCAAGTAAAAGATATCCAAAACGGAAGACGTTTAGAATTTAATAGATAA
- a CDS encoding polyprenol monophosphomannose synthase, whose translation MQDSIVIIPTYNEIENIESIIRATMSLPKKFDVLIVDDNSPDGTADKVIELQKEFPDALHLEKRQGKAGLGTAYVHGFKWAIQHHYEYIFEMDADFSHNPNDLEKLYDACKDENAGMSIGSRYITGVNVVNWPLNRVLMSYFASVYVRMITGMEIQDATAGFVCYQRQVLEKINLDRLKFTGYAFQIEMKYRTFVNHFKIVEVPIIFTDRTKGESKMSGAIIREAILGVIMLRIRKIFNRL comes from the coding sequence ATGCAGGACTCAATAGTCATAATTCCTACTTATAACGAAATAGAAAACATCGAAAGCATTATTCGAGCAACAATGTCTTTGCCAAAAAAATTCGATGTACTAATCGTAGATGACAACTCACCCGATGGGACTGCTGATAAAGTTATTGAACTACAAAAAGAATTCCCCGATGCTCTGCATCTAGAAAAAAGACAAGGCAAAGCTGGTCTTGGCACGGCTTATGTTCATGGATTCAAATGGGCAATACAACATCATTATGAGTACATTTTTGAAATGGATGCCGATTTCTCACACAATCCTAATGATTTAGAAAAGCTATACGATGCCTGTAAAGACGAAAACGCAGGAATGTCAATAGGTTCTCGTTATATTACAGGAGTCAACGTAGTGAACTGGCCACTAAACAGAGTATTGATGTCCTATTTTGCATCTGTATATGTTAGAATGATAACCGGTATGGAAATTCAAGATGCTACAGCTGGATTTGTTTGTTACCAAAGACAAGTTTTAGAAAAAATAAATCTTGACCGATTAAAATTCACCGGGTACGCCTTCCAAATTGAAATGAAATACAGAACTTTTGTTAATCATTTTAAAATAGTAGAAGTTCCAATCATTTTTACAGACAGAACTAAAGGTGAGTCAAAAATGAGTGGCGCCATCATTCGTGAAGCAATTTTAGGAGTAATAATGCTACGTATACGAAAAATATTCAACCGACTATAA
- a CDS encoding DUF4271 domain-containing protein, with protein MNKIEFIPRIVENKDWITIVFIVAVALVAVTKAAFENRFVDFVNLIANNKYIKMYKDPSNLMSWFTILLFFVQLISFSFFVQLVLSYFGYTTKTNWITFIQIFTFLTFFVLSKFLVEKIIAASFNIEPFIEQFNLFKVSYRTYVGLMLLPVNIVLYYTDLMNSYVIIIVLVVLLIINSITYLVSLKNYQNLLLGKLFYFILYICALEIAPYYFMYYVITNR; from the coding sequence ATGAATAAAATCGAGTTTATTCCTAGAATAGTAGAAAATAAAGATTGGATAACAATAGTTTTTATTGTTGCGGTAGCCCTTGTTGCTGTTACTAAGGCTGCTTTCGAAAATAGATTTGTTGATTTTGTGAATTTAATAGCAAACAACAAGTATATAAAAATGTACAAAGACCCTAGTAACTTGATGAGTTGGTTCACCATTCTGTTGTTTTTTGTTCAGTTAATTTCGTTTTCTTTCTTTGTTCAGTTGGTGTTGAGTTACTTTGGTTATACCACAAAAACAAACTGGATAACATTTATTCAAATTTTTACCTTTTTAACTTTCTTTGTTTTATCTAAATTCTTAGTAGAAAAAATTATTGCCGCTTCATTTAATATAGAACCCTTTATTGAGCAGTTTAATTTGTTCAAAGTGAGCTATCGAACCTATGTTGGGTTAATGTTGCTTCCAGTTAATATTGTATTGTATTATACTGATTTAATGAATTCTTACGTAATAATCATTGTTTTAGTTGTATTATTGATAATTAACTCAATAACTTACCTTGTTTCATTGAAGAATTATCAAAATTTATTACTTGGTAAGTTGTTTTATTTTATTTTATATATTTGCGCTCTGGAAATAGCACCGTATTACTTTATGTATTATGTTATTACAAACAGGTAA
- a CDS encoding uroporphyrinogen-III synthase, whose product MKVKTILVSQPEPKVENSPYFDLQNKHKIKVDFRPFIHVEGVPAKEVRAQKIDLNNFTAIILTSKNSVDHFFRVAEEMRYKVPEDLRYFCQSEAVAYYLQKYVVYRKRKIYVGQKDFADMSALFKKYKDEKFLLPASDKLNADVPQTLNNLKLDWTPGTFYKTVMSDLSDLKDVYYDVLAFFSPTGIQSLFKNFPDFQQNNTRIAVFGSTTQKEALEHGLRVDIMAPTPEAPSMTMALEKYVAEVNKGK is encoded by the coding sequence ATGAAAGTGAAAACAATTTTAGTTTCGCAACCCGAGCCAAAGGTTGAAAATTCACCTTATTTTGACTTGCAAAATAAGCACAAAATAAAAGTTGATTTCAGACCCTTTATTCATGTTGAAGGAGTTCCTGCAAAAGAAGTTAGAGCTCAAAAAATTGACTTAAACAATTTTACTGCAATTATTTTAACGAGTAAAAATTCAGTAGATCATTTCTTTAGAGTAGCTGAAGAGATGCGTTACAAAGTTCCTGAAGATTTACGTTATTTTTGTCAATCGGAAGCTGTGGCTTACTATTTACAAAAGTATGTTGTGTATAGAAAACGTAAAATATATGTTGGTCAAAAAGACTTTGCAGATATGTCAGCGTTATTCAAAAAATACAAAGACGAGAAGTTTTTACTTCCTGCATCAGATAAATTAAATGCCGATGTTCCTCAAACGCTAAACAATCTAAAATTAGATTGGACACCAGGAACTTTTTACAAAACAGTAATGAGTGATTTGTCTGATTTGAAAGATGTGTATTATGATGTTTTAGCATTTTTTAGTCCAACGGGAATTCAATCATTGTTTAAAAATTTTCCTGATTTTCAACAAAACAATACTCGTATAGCTGTTTTTGGAAGCACTACACAAAAAGAAGCTTTGGAACATGGATTACGTGTTGATATTATGGCTCCAACACCAGAAGCTCCGTCAATGACAATGGCTTTGGAAAAATATGTTGCTGAAGTAAACAAAGGAAAATAA
- a CDS encoding enoyl-CoA hydratase/isomerase family protein gives MSTTGTIQTTIQNKIARVTFSHPASNSFPSNQLKALTEELNSLSNNDEVTVIVLQSKGNGAFCAGASFDELLAVNDLETGKQFFSGFANVINAMRSCKKVIVGRIHGKAVGGGVGLASACDYAFATDGASIKLSEIAIGIGPFVIEPAVSRKIGKSAMAEMTLSPAEWKSAKWAFEHKLYAQLFASVGEMDEALEKFVTQLATYNPDALYEFKKVLWEGTENWDELLYERAAISGKLVLSDFTKNALNAFKK, from the coding sequence ATGAGCACAACTGGAACCATTCAAACTACTATACAAAACAAAATAGCTAGAGTTACTTTTAGTCACCCAGCAAGTAATTCGTTTCCTAGCAATCAATTAAAAGCATTGACAGAAGAGTTAAACTCATTAAGTAATAATGATGAGGTTACTGTGATAGTTCTACAAAGTAAAGGGAATGGTGCATTTTGTGCGGGAGCTTCTTTTGATGAACTATTAGCGGTTAATGACCTTGAGACTGGGAAACAGTTTTTTAGTGGTTTTGCTAATGTGATTAACGCAATGAGGTCTTGTAAAAAGGTTATTGTAGGTCGAATTCATGGAAAAGCTGTTGGAGGAGGTGTTGGACTTGCTTCAGCTTGTGATTATGCTTTTGCCACAGATGGAGCATCAATTAAATTATCTGAAATTGCTATTGGAATTGGTCCTTTTGTGATTGAGCCAGCAGTTTCAAGAAAAATTGGGAAATCGGCTATGGCAGAAATGACTTTATCTCCAGCCGAATGGAAATCAGCAAAATGGGCATTTGAACATAAATTATATGCTCAATTATTTGCTTCTGTAGGTGAAATGGATGAAGCATTAGAAAAATTTGTAACTCAATTGGCAACTTATAATCCTGATGCTTTGTATGAATTTAAAAAAGTATTGTGGGAAGGAACTGAAAACTGGGATGAATTACTATATGAACGTGCAGCTATTTCAGGAAAATTAGTGCTTTCCGACTTTACTAAAAACGCTTTAAATGCTTTTAAAAAGTAA
- the arfB gene encoding alternative ribosome rescue aminoacyl-tRNA hydrolase ArfB codes for MKKEIIQTELQYKAVRSSGAGGQNVNKVSSKVILSFSIENSLGLNDDEKKLIKQKLSSKLTSGFVLILNCDEDRSQLKNKEIVTKRLFHILEKSLVKPKPRKATKVPKSVIEKRLKEKKSTSEIKNNRRKLDF; via the coding sequence GTGAAAAAAGAAATTATTCAAACTGAACTACAATACAAAGCAGTACGGAGCAGTGGAGCTGGAGGTCAAAATGTAAATAAAGTTTCCAGCAAAGTTATTTTATCATTTTCTATAGAAAATTCATTAGGTTTAAATGATGATGAAAAAAAGCTTATTAAGCAAAAACTAAGTAGCAAACTAACCTCTGGGTTTGTTTTAATTTTAAACTGTGACGAAGACCGAAGTCAGCTAAAAAATAAAGAAATTGTAACGAAACGATTATTTCATATTTTAGAAAAATCACTCGTAAAACCAAAGCCAAGAAAAGCCACTAAAGTACCCAAAAGTGTTATCGAGAAACGTCTAAAAGAGAAAAAATCTACTTCAGAAATAAAAAACAATAGAAGGAAATTAGATTTTTAA